Proteins from a genomic interval of Zingiber officinale cultivar Zhangliang chromosome 1B, Zo_v1.1, whole genome shotgun sequence:
- the LOC122043293 gene encoding uncharacterized protein LOC122043293, with translation MLPASLRRGSTDLGFRCWSLMRPMQASVDLHFPDHTLLLRHFSSQLVKTNGNRAYLVDTLALVRRLEAQGLPTKQAEAITSTITEVLNDSLENVAQSFMSKSEMDKIEMVQESNLSKFKSEMKSTQYSLFGHWISISTYWYHDRKGAMRWWRMPRLRGDPPRGTQRVPHPA, from the exons ATGTTACCCGCGTCACTTAGGAGAGGAAGCACTGATTTAGGATTCCGTTGTTGGTCTTTGATGAGGCCTATGCAAGCATCCGTGGATTTACATTTCCCCGATCATACTCTTTTATTGCGGCATTTTTCTTCACAGCTCGTTAAAACTAATGGAAATCGGGCTTACCTTGTAGACACGCTGGCTTTG gttAGAAGATTGGAGGCACAAGGGTTGCCAACTAAACAAGCTGAAGCTATCACTTCAACTATTACAGAAGTTTTGAATGATAGTTTAGAAAATGTGGCACAGTCTTTTATGTCAAAGTCTGAGATGGATAAG ATTGAGATGGTTCAAGAATctaatttatcaaaattcaagTCTGAAATGAAGAGCACACAG TATTCATTGTTTGGGCATTGGATCAGTATCAGTACATACTGGTACCACGATCGCAAGGGTGCTATGAGGTGGTGGAGGATGCCACGACTTCGTGGCGACCCTCCCCGGGGAACACAGAGGGTGCCGCACCCCGCGTAA